The DNA segment TCTATCTGGGTGACCGCCTGGCCGACCATCTCGCTGATGTGGGCGTCGCTCCCGGCGGTCCGCGGGAGGCCGTGGCCCGCGGCGAACTGTTCGGCCTTCCGGTTGCCCCGGCCGGTCAGCAGCCGGGAGTTGTACACCTCGATTGCGTCGGCTTCCGCGAGTTCCGACCGACCGATGTTGGCCATCACGCCGCTCCGGGAGGTCTGGAACGGGTGGGGAACGACCGCGACGCCGCCCGCTTCGCGGATGCGGTCGAGCGTCTCGCCGAACGACAGGCCGGCGGGGACCCGCTCGCGGATGCCCAGTCCCAGAACGTGGCCCGCCGCGGAGCTAATCTCCATGCCGGGGATGCCGACCAGCCCGTACTCGCCGGCCTTCTCGACCGCGTCGAGGCTGGCGTCGATCTCGTCGTGGTCGGTTATCGCCAGCGCGTCGAGGCCGATGGCCGCGGCTTGCTCGAGGAGGAGGTCTACGTCGTCGCGGCCGTCGTACGAAAGCGACGAGTGGGCGTGTAACTCGGCCGATAGCACGGTCGGAAGTTGGAAGGGTGTCGGCAAAAGCGCCTCGGTCCGTCCGAGTGCGTGTCATTACCACGTACCGACGCCCTTCCGCCTTCTGACGACCGCAAAGTACAAATCCCAATTCGGTCGATTAACTCACGATGAGCGAATAGCTGGTCTTCGTCCTTTTTCGCTCTCGCTGCACTGTGCACGTCCACGCAGTGTGGTTCGAGCGCCAGCCATCCGAATCGAGACGCTTCCTCGCGGGAAGTACAACCGACACACGGTCAACACGAACACATGCCAACAGCCATCGAGTTTCCGGTCTCCGCGGGCCGGACGACTCCCGGACGACCCGTCGGCCCCGAACGCGGGCCGACGCCGGTCGAGGTACAGTACGCAGTAATCGAAACGGGCGGAGAGGCGGCCGCGATCGTCGAACGCGACGCCGAAACGGAGGAGGAAGAGTCGCGATGACATCCGATTCCGACCCCGAAATCTACCCGATGCCGATGTTCGCCGGACTCGAAGTCTCGGACGTCGCTCGGTCCGCCGAGTGGTACGAGGACGTTCTCGGTTTCGCGAACGTCTTCCAGATGCCGACGCTGGCGCACCTCCGCTATCGAAAGTACGCGGACGTGCTCCTCGTTCCGAGCGAAACCGAAGGAGAGCGTGAACGACGAGCGAGCGGCGTCACCGTCAGTTTCACCGCCGAGGGCGAAACCGTCGCCGAAATCGCCGAGCGGGCGCGCGACGCCGATGCCGACGTGAGCGGTCCGACCGAAACCTCTTACAACACGCGGGAGGTCGAGATCACCGACCCGGACGGCTACGCGCTGGCGTTCACCGAACCCGTCGATACGTCCCGACGTTTCGAGGACGTCATGGGGGTGGAGTACGAGAATCGATAGTTGCCACTCCGAGTCCCCCGTCCGTTCGAAAGAAGAATCGTGCCTCGTCGGGTCGGCGATGCCGTCTCCGTATCGACCGACCCGGAGCGATAACTATCAACCTGAAGAAAATATTTCAACTATTTGCTCGTAGTGATTCCGCATGTCCAGTACGCAGGTGACGTTCGAGTTCGAGGAGATGGAAGCCGAGCGGCGATTTCTCCGGCGGTACATGGTTCCCGCCTGGGACCGCTTCGAGGAGATGGACGCCTTCGAATCGGGATGGTTCTGGCGACACGGCCGGGTTCACCGCCACGGAATCGACGGACTCGAAGAGGGAAAGATAATCTTCGTCATCAACGGGACGCCGGGCGCCGTCATCGAACGGGAACGCGACCGCTGGGAAGCCCAAAAAGCGGAGGGGGAACTCGCCGGTTGGTCCACCAGGACGTTCCGTCCCGAGTACGAGGACAGTCTCGACAAACTCCGGCAGAACTTCGGCGAGGTCGGAGGGCGTCGAAACTACAGACTCCGTACCCTGGCGCCGCGCTTCACGCTGGAAATGCTCCGGGAGTTCGAAGACCCGCTCCCCGCAGTCGGGGAAGCGACCGACGATAACCCGCTCCCGGTCAACTTCTGGGTGCTCTTCCACTACCTGATGAAACAGAGCGGCTACGACTGGTACGACGAAATCGACGCCGCCACCAAAGCGATCGAGAACCGACTTCGTTCGCTCGCGGAGTTCAGGGGCGAAGCGGAAGCCCGACGGCAACTGCGGGAAACCATCGAAGAACTCGAAGCCTTCTCCGAGGAACTCGATACGCCGTCGGGCAAGCGGGAGTCCCGTTGAGTCGTCTCCCCGTCGGTGTCGAACGCTTCCGCTCGCGTTTCCATCGGGCGTTCGCGTTCCAACCACCTGCGGCCGGCCGGCGACTCCCTCGCACCGACCGGGTCGCCGGTCAGTTCCGCCGAAAGGTCCTTCCGAATTTTCACGACGCTCCGCGGCGAGAACCGAGCGCAAACGGACACTGCCTGGCGATTTCGCGTCACTTTCTCCGGCGAACTACCGGCGCCGGAATCGCCGCGATTTTAGAATCCCACCCTCGAATTCTGTATAGCTCTAAATGGTTTATGTGGCGCGCCCGGGGCACTCGAAAGTGACTCTCAAGATACATCTCCGGCCAATGCCATATCCGAGATTCCCGAAAATCGCCCGCTTCGTTTCGGCCGGCGGCGAGACGGTTTATCTGCCCGGAGCGCGAACCCCGTGCCATGAAGGTCGCCGTCGGTGGACCGCCGAACTCCGGGAAGAGCACGTTCACCGCAGCCCTCGTCGAGGAGATCCGCGAACGCCGGCGCGACAGCACCGTCGACCTCTCCTTTACCTGGGAGACGCTCGACGTGACCGACAACTCGCTCGCGTACCTCCTCAACGAGCGCGAGCGTCCAGAGCGCAAACACGAGGAGATAGAGTGGAGCGACCAGACCGCCCGGACCAAGCGAGC comes from the Halorussus vallis genome and includes:
- a CDS encoding PHP domain-containing protein — translated: MLSAELHAHSSLSYDGRDDVDLLLEQAAAIGLDALAITDHDEIDASLDAVEKAGEYGLVGIPGMEISSAAGHVLGLGIRERVPAGLSFGETLDRIREAGGVAVVPHPFQTSRSGVMANIGRSELAEADAIEVYNSRLLTGRGNRKAEQFAAGHGLPRTAGSDAHISEMVGQAVTQIDADERSIAGILDAIEAGRTSVEGKRTPWRISFRQAAGGAKRRVKNRVLDALE
- a CDS encoding VOC family protein, with protein sequence MTSDSDPEIYPMPMFAGLEVSDVARSAEWYEDVLGFANVFQMPTLAHLRYRKYADVLLVPSETEGERERRASGVTVSFTAEGETVAEIAERARDADADVSGPTETSYNTREVEITDPDGYALAFTEPVDTSRRFEDVMGVEYENR